The nucleotide sequence ACAGACTCGAAATGCGCCATCGCTCCGGTGCCGTCTTCTCCCTCGCTCGCCGATTCTAGGCTCGCTCCTCCCGCACCGTCCCCAGGAGTCCCGACAGTCTCTCGGTGACTTTTCGGAACCGTCCACAGGTAAGCAGGTCGGGGGAGGCACACAGGCCAGAACGATCAAGAGTCAGGAACAAGGTGGCTCGGTCCTCTGCCGGCAGCCGGGGAAGACGGGGAAGCGCTCGCCTCAGTTCTCCTCGGGCTTGTCCGCCGGCGGCCCGCTGGGCTGCAGCATCTTCTCCATCAGGTTGAAGCGCACGCGCGCCTTGCTCTCGTTCTCGGCGATGGCGAAGTAGTTGAGGAGGTCGAAGTGACCCATGTAGGAGCAGTACGAGTCCCGGTGCTGGTTGACGAGCCATTCCCACTTGGTGGTGTCGGCGTGGCCCGTGCCGATGTACTTGGACTGCAGGTGCTCCAGCTGGCTGTGGATGGTGTACCGGTCCGTCATCTCGCCGCTTCGCTCGGGGCTTCGAGATCAGGCCGCAGACCAGAAGCTACCGCTCTCGGCGTTCAAACGAgagacgccgccgccgccgctacACGGAACCGCTACCAGGGCCGGCGCGGAAGAAAGACGCCGCCGGGACGCGTGCGCAGACTCTCCTGCTAGGCGGAAGCGGAAGTGAATTCTGTTGCGGCATTGGAGTTGCCTAGGAGATACTGGGCCGTCCCCTTACGGAGCCCGCCTACTCGGAGAGCGTTGCATGATGGTCTGTTTAGTGGCACGTAATTCGGGTTACGGTCTAACCCGAGCATTGCATTCTGGGATTTGTAgtccaaaaaaatttttttttcttccccagatTATTTACTTGGCTATTGTGGAATGGTGTCCAACGGGTTGGAAGCATCCTCCAACGGCACCAGGctacaaagaagggaaaaaccaAGTGGGTTACGGCTACAAGTGACCAGAAAAACTAACTCTTGTCTCAGCTTTGTCCCTTAGGCTCTGGGTACTGGGAAAAGTTCTTTCCACCCCAGATTGCTTGGTGATGAGTTTCAACACTAGTAGTCTCACGTGGTGGCTTCCACATCGAGCGCCAGGCTCCAACTCCTCACCTCACCTAGGCGCCAAACCCTCCAAGCAAACAGCCTCCCTTTAAGGCCACTGGCAAGCATCTCCTTGTAGTATCTCACGACAAGAAATCTCTCCCTTCCTGGCGCCTTGTGTTTTCCCGGCTTAGGTTCAACTTGAGGGTTACGCACCTCCTCGCAAGGGTATAAACTACTTGGAAAAAAGATAATGTACTTCTTTTATGATATCCTTTTGAGGATATGTTATAGCTTGATGGAGATTGTATTCTCAGAAAAACCAATCTGATGAATGGGCAAAGAACAATCTCAGCCAAAGAGATGGTCAGATGGGAAACAATTTGAAAATACAGTAGTTTGGGGCTATTTTTTGAGACTGGCCCTGAGCTCACAAAGAAcctgctgcctttgcctcctgaatgttgggattagaGTTATGTGCCGCTACATCCAGTGTTTATTCTTCTGTTTAAACTTTGTCATAATAAGCATCTCGCGGGGCAGTAGAGCCCCAAGTCTttgatcccagtgctcaggaggcagagactggcagatgagtgagttcagggtcagcttctacagagctagttacaggacagtcagggctgtgcgagaaaccctgtctcataaaaaaaattaataagaatcaAACGACATAATAAGCATCTTATCTCTAAAACATAAAGACTATATGGCATACTTATGGATTCTCCATCTAGCCGTACTGAATACCTTGCCtcgtattattattattattattgttgttgtttgagatatGATCTCAAATTCTGTGCAAGTGCTTCAGACTTCCCATAGCATTgaatattagtgtgtgtgtgagagagagcactCACACGCACACCAATAATGGATATTTCTTCCATACTTTTTCTATACAAAAAATTCTTGGGAAATAGAAGGTGTACtggtttttcttgtgtgtgtgtctacccccaccccgagacagggtttctctgtagctttacagcctgtcctggaactagctcatgtagaccaggctggcctcgaactcacagagatccgtttgcctctgcctcccaaatgctgggattaaagacgtgtaccaccactgcctggcttttaggtgtgctggtttgaaataaaacgtcccccaaaaggagtggcactattaggaggtgtggctttcttggagTAGGTTGTGGCATTattaaaggaagtgtgtcactgtaaaggtaggctttgaggtctcacgtATGTTCAAGTCATGCCCAATgagacagatcacttcctgttttctgcatATCAAGaggtaaaactctcagctccttctccagcaccgtgtctgcctgcatgctgccatgtcccaccatgatgataatagactgaacctctgaacggTAAGTAACATTTACTcaagtaaatgtttttctttataagactttTATAAGGGAAAaggtggtgtctcttcacagcagtagaaaccccaactaagacagaagGCTAGAGAAAGCATGATTGGGTATTACATTCAACTCATTACTATGTATGCATTCACATGCATAATACAAGAAACtggactgggagatggctcagtctacAAAGTTCTTACTCTGCAGgaatgagaacctgaatttgatcctcagaatGTACATATGAAAAACAGGGCTTTAAAAAGAGAAGTAAGGAAGAAAAGCAGGGCTGTGGTGGCATActtgtattcccagcactggggagaatgAACGCCTGGTACTCAGTGGCCGGGCACCCTAGCACACTTAGTTGTCTGAGGCCAACAAGAAGCCCTGTTTTAATAAATAGATGGGTGGCTCTTGGGAATAACACTCGATGTCGGCCTCTGCTTCtgcatgcacatcacacacaaacacctgcaGACACAGAAATAAGATTCGATGCTGTaataaaagtttgtgtgtgtgtgtgtgtgatgctgagtGAGAAGGTGCTTGATGAGGGGACACATACCATGGTGCCtgggtgaaggtcagagggcatcttctggagtcagttctctccttccacctccatGTGGGTCCAGGGGTCCAGCCCAGTTAGTCATGTTTATGCGGCTAGCTCTTTTACCAGCTGAGACTTCTTGGCAACACCAGACAATAAATACTTTTGTTCACATAGTTTTATACATGGGAAAAGTTTCTCTAAGACATAACCATAAGAGCAACAATGCTCGGACATAGGGATGGGGGTCGTCAAGCTTTGCTAGATGTTGCTAAACTCCTCCTCACAGAAGGGCATAATATTCGGGTAGAATAAGTACTTCTTTTACTTTACACACTTCTCAGTAGTCGGTAATgttacatgtttttaaattatttaaatctggTGGGTGGAAGTTTCATTGTGTCTTTAATTTGCATATCCCTGGATACTATAGAGGCTCAGATGCTTATTGGTCTTTTTATTtccattactattattattatcatcatcgtTATTagagatgaggtttctctgtttaacagccctgaaTGTTCTAAaacactctgtaaaccaggctggtcttgaactggcagagatctgcctgcctctgcctcccaagggctgagattaaaggtgtgccccaccactgcctgactggcCTGTTGTATTCCTGCTGTGTTCATTGTGGATACaaatcttttgtttatttttctttttattacttatttgtctttattttatgtgcattggtattttgtcatGAGTGTTGGGGCCCCTGGAACTagaactacagacagttgtgagctgccatgtgggtgctgggaattgaacctgggtcccctggaaaagcagtcagtgctctaaccactgagcaatctctccagtcctgctcATTTCTTAtcaggacagaagaaaagaagtatttcttttctttttaattttaggagCTCTTTATATATTAGGGTTCCAGGCACGCAGGTAACATGCAATAACTTTTACTGGTCTGTGACCTTTTCCCCACTTTATGGAAGCTTTTGTTTTAAAGaggattaaaatagtaaaaatttgTGAGTTTTCCTTTGTGGCTTGTACTTTTTGCATTTAtcttttatgaaaaagaaaggaaggaaagaaaagaaagaaaaaagaaagaaaccaaggtaCTTTATGGACATAGGTGTAACAAAAAGAACTTATTTTCTAAAAGTTttaaggttttggttttttgtattTAGGACTTTAATTCggctctatctttttttttttaattttgttttgtattgtccTAGAGATCTAATTTTCAATATTCTCCTAATTGGCCATTGTTCATTAAACAGTTTGTTCTATCTACACCAGTCTTTAGTGTTTCTCAGGTCTGTTCACCAGTCTCTTCCtgagcagaagagaagaggaaaggaggggaggggaggtggggaggagagaggaggggagggaaaagtagaggagggaggagaggagaggaaaggagaggagaggagaggagaggagaggagaggagaggagaggagaggagaggagaggagatccacctgcccctggctcctgactgccaggattaaaggtgtgttaccatgcccagcttttctcaGTTGGTTTTAGACCTGCATGATGTTCCTGTGGCAGGTGCACCATACCGCACAACCACCTTTTCACTGGTTGACTGTGTACTGCTTTCAACTCTGCAGTGACTAATACCATACATGGGTATTGTTTTATACATGTTTATTTGTAGGGCAAGTTCTTCATAGGGTAGTTGGAACACAATTGTTATGAATCCCATGGCTCACTCTAACCCAGTGATTCTCGGTGACTTTCCACCGTCTTGTGCTGAAGAAATTATGTTTAAACTTTTCTGTGATCAGAAAACCAAGAGTTTAAATAGAATCAACTAAGGACATTCCTTTTAgtgaaaacttattttaaatatttttttactaaGACTTTCAGTAGGTACAGCTGTTGCAATAATGCTTGACACAAGGGGGCGCCAAAACAACACTTAAAGCCGACGTACTGCCTACCGGTGAACATTTTTGTTAATTGGACCCCAGGGAGCTTCCCAGCCAGAACGAGTCATAAAGGTCCACTGAGTGTTTCAAGGAACCAGCTAAGATTCATAAtttaggaaaaagaagaaatgatttcCTTGTCAACTTCTAAATATTACTCTCGAGTTTTATATTTAGTTAGAATGCATAGGGGTATGGAATGTATGGGATGTACAAAGTTTCTTGGTGAGTTTTggtttgggtgtgtgtgcgtgcgcgtgggGAGGGGCGCAcgtgtgtgttgctgtgtgttGAAGAAATGTAGCTTCAAACAGATGAAATCCAGCCTCCGATTTTACCTTTCTGTGGTTAGCTTTTggtctctgtccttctttctcagcCGCTGTGGGTTTAGGGTATTCAGGAAGAGTTGGAACTGTTTGGGAGACTTTGACcctacatagacatacacaataAAGTTAAGTTATCAATACCTTATTCATACCGCTGTACTGGGGCAGACATGCCAAGTGCAGCTactccatggcttctttaagatctAGTGTGCTGTGCCCTCTCTGGTTTTCAGTAATAATCACAGGCTGGttcaatttttgaaaagtttctcATGGGGGAAGTGTTTGAAAATAACTTTGAAGTGTTATAAACATATGCACTCTGATTGCTACAGTGATGTAgcatttggttttttgtttgtttgtttttcaatggaAAATAGGTGATCAGTTAGAACACCAGCTCACCCCTGCACTATCTGAGAAGCCCCATTCCTCCCCCCCCGCCTCTCTTCCCAAACCCCACCTGCtcaccaaaagaagaaaaggcaccaaaaagcccagGTCCGGATTCTTTGTGGCTACAGCAGCctcctcccctgaagttgccagccCCTCAAGTCCCTGCCTAAGGTCACCCctttgaccatacttgggcacaaatcCAGCCTTGTGGCAGACACGTCATCACCCTTAGCCTACAACCTATAAAGTCTCCCTTCAGGCCTGGGATCCCTGGCACTAGCGAACTCACCTGGAGTTGTTTTGTTCAAATATACAGGGTGTCATACGTTTTCAGTTCTGCTTGATCTGACTTACTGTGCAGGCAGAGAAACTtatggggcggggagggggtgcCTCTTAATAATAGTGTCTCCACGCAGGCTGTTAAAACAAAATACCATATACAGAGTGGCTTAataacaacaaatatttattactcATGGTTCTAGAAACTGGCAAGGCGAAGATACAGACCCCAGTGGACTTATCTGGTGAGACCCAGGTTGCAGATCACAGCTGCCTTTTCCCTATGTTCTCACAAGCTGAGAGGGGTAAGGGAGCTCTCCCAGGCAGCTTTACAAAGACAAAGGCACTAATCCCAATTATAAAGGTTCCACCCTATCGCCTAGGCACTCCCCCAAGCCCTCACTGCCAATACCATCACTTGGGGGTTAGGGCTTCAACATACTAACGGATGGAGGCACATAAACATTTAGACCATAGCAAGTAAATTGGTCTTCTTTTTCTGAGGCAAATTGTTGTTGAACATACAGTGGGGAGAACTTTCTAGTGTAAGAAGGG is from Microtus pennsylvanicus isolate mMicPen1 chromosome 1, mMicPen1.hap1, whole genome shotgun sequence and encodes:
- the Sf3b5 gene encoding splicing factor 3B subunit 5 — encoded protein: MTDRYTIHSQLEHLQSKYIGTGHADTTKWEWLVNQHRDSYCSYMGHFDLLNYFAIAENESKARVRFNLMEKMLQPSGPPADKPEEN